Proteins encoded by one window of Salvia splendens isolate huo1 chromosome 5, SspV2, whole genome shotgun sequence:
- the LOC121803352 gene encoding MLP-like protein 34 → MAGLPDKLVAQVAFKAGGGVFHHLMAKNPKHFAKVLPNKVQDCELHQGDFGACGSVIQWKYVLGGKEQRAKQVIEVDEAKKIITFKMIEGDDLELYKNMIVTYHVETKGGVDFITWTIDYELINADNPHPTALLNYFIEFTKETEAHIFG, encoded by the exons ATGGCTGGGCTACCGGATAAGCTTGTCGCGCAGGTGGCGTTCAAGGCTGGAGGGGGCGTGTTTCATCATCTCATGGCAAAAAACCCTAAACACTTTGCCAAAGTTCTACCTAACAAAGTCCAAGATTGTGAACTTCATCAAGGAGATTTTGGAGCTTGTGGCTCTGTTATTCAATGGAAATATGTTCTTG GTGGGAAAGAGCAGAGAGCAAAACAAGTTATAGAGGTAGATGAGGCGAAAAAGATAATCACATTCAAAATGATTGAAGGAGATGATCTTGAGCTATACAAAAACATGATTGTAACCTATCACGTTGAGACCAAAGGAGGTGTCGACTTCATAACATGGACCATAGATTATGAGCTGATCAATGCTGACAATCCACACCCAACCGCGCTCCTGAACTACTTCATTGAGTTCACGAAGGAAACCGAGGCTCATATTTTCGGATGA